The following coding sequences lie in one Myxococcus xanthus genomic window:
- a CDS encoding SPW repeat domain-containing protein, which translates to MAEPQTLSPSTPRLVPSPVPPEGRFRRGVRRAMDRSAAAGILSRPLLGRLPLRRWVPQDLHSLMHYKGGTASVVAGVLSGDAVAKSAGIALGSTILGVSLLTDYRISLTKLIPIEAHEIADYAFGAAFILAPFVLGYAKRSPLAAAIHVAVGVTTVLASLVTDYRCQTGMHLGGELATDPGAIGA; encoded by the coding sequence ATGGCTGAACCGCAGACCCTGAGTCCGTCCACCCCCAGACTCGTCCCTTCCCCGGTGCCTCCGGAAGGGCGCTTCCGGCGGGGCGTGCGCCGCGCCATGGACCGGAGCGCCGCCGCTGGCATCCTCTCCCGTCCGCTGCTGGGGCGGCTGCCGTTGCGCCGGTGGGTGCCCCAGGACCTGCACTCGCTCATGCACTACAAGGGCGGGACGGCTTCGGTGGTGGCGGGGGTGTTGTCCGGAGATGCCGTGGCGAAGTCCGCGGGCATTGCCCTGGGGTCCACCATCCTCGGTGTGTCATTGTTGACGGATTACCGCATCAGCTTGACCAAGCTCATCCCCATCGAAGCGCATGAAATCGCCGACTATGCCTTTGGCGCCGCGTTCATCCTCGCGCCCTTCGTGCTGGGCTACGCGAAGCGCAGCCCGCTGGCCGCGGCCATCCACGTGGCGGTGGGCGTGACGACCGTGCTCGCGTCGCTGGTGACGGACTATCGGTGCCAGACGGGCATGCACCTGGGCGGCGAGCTGGCGACGGACCCGGGGGCGATTGGCGCGTGA